One Drosophila virilis strain 15010-1051.87 chromosome 5, Dvir_AGI_RSII-ME, whole genome shotgun sequence DNA window includes the following coding sequences:
- the LOC6635992 gene encoding purine nucleoside phosphorylase, translated as MCNKDCCALKTALQIRRMKILIEQRRQQEEEANAKPKNIIVTPESLIYSYDDIEKMAKLIISRSETRPKFGLVCGSNLDTLTDLIENPIVIDYSDIPKFPDCTIHDHKGKLFVGTLMGATVIALQGRFHHYEGNSLASCSMPVRVLKLCGIEYMILTCAAGAVNKNYKVGDIMLIKDHINMFGWFGNNPLNGPNDLRFGDRHVIMADAYDEGLIEKALEIGLEIGQEDRMHLGVYACLGGPVYETATEQRFLRSIGVDAVGMSLVQEVIYARHCGLKVFSFSLISMPPIEQPDMPESVRDVSIHQGQIVCMELLSRMIYKIQNNL; from the exons ATGTGCAATAAGGATTGTTGCGCCCTCAAGACTGCGCTGCAGATTCGACGAATGAAAATTTTGATCGAACAGCGACggcagcaagaagaagaagccaaTGCCAAACCCAAAAATATTATCGTAACGCCCGAAAGTTTAATCTATAGTTATGACGATATTGAAAAAATGGCCAAACTGATAATCAGTAGATCAGAAACACGACCCAAGTTTGGCTTGGTGTGTGGATCTAACTTAGATACGCTGACCGACTTGATTGAGAATCCCATTGTTATTGACTATTCGGATATACCAAAATTTCCAGATTGCACGATTCACGACCACAAGGGTAAACTGTTTGTGGGCACCTTAATGGGTGCCACGGTGATTGCCCTGCAAGGACGTTTCCATCACTACGAGGGTAATTCCCTTGCCAGCTGCTCAATGCCGGTGCGGGTGCTAAAGCTGTGCGGCATCGAATATATGATTCTCACCTGTGCAGCAGGTGCGGTCAATAAGAACTATAAAGTTGGCGATATAATGCTCATCAAGGATCACATCAATATGTTCGGCTGGTTCGGCAATAATCCACTGAACGGACCGAACGATCTGCGCTTCGGCGACCGGCACGTCATAATGGCCGACGCCTATGACGAGGGCCTGATCGAGAAGGCGCTGGAGATTGGCCTCGAAATCGGTCAGGAGGATCGCATGCATCTGGGTGTCTATGCTTGCCTGGGTGGCCCCGTATATGAGACTGCGACCGAACAGCGCTTTCTGCGAAGTATTGGTGTCGATGCCGTTGGAATGTCACTCGTTCAGGAG GTAATTTACGCGCGTCATTGCGGTTTGAAAGTGTTTTCATTTAGTCTGATCAGTATGCCACCTATTGAGCAACCGGATATGCCAGAAAGTGTTCGTGATGTTTCGATACACCAAGGACAAATTGTCTGCATGGAGCTGCTTTCGCGCatgatatataaaatacaaaataactTGTGA